A genomic segment from Pseudomonas sessilinigenes encodes:
- a CDS encoding TPM domain-containing protein, with protein MRLYKIGLVLLLWVLAISAQAELKFPALSGRVVDDAQMLEPATRAQLTQELAAHEQATSEQLVVVTLASLQGATIEDYGYQLGRHWGIGQKDKNNGALLIVARDERKLRIEVGYGLEDRLTDAQASVIINQVITPAFKNGQFSKGISDGVSAMLLVLGGTPLDEPATAYGTGESSAQDDFVQRHPLLFIFLVLLFILVVMVAQALGLISTTSGRGGGGGGGFGGFGGGSGGGGGFSGGGGSFGGGGSSGGW; from the coding sequence ATGCGACTCTATAAAATCGGCCTGGTGCTGTTGCTCTGGGTCTTGGCAATTTCGGCACAGGCCGAGCTGAAGTTCCCGGCCCTGAGCGGGCGGGTGGTGGACGATGCGCAGATGCTCGAGCCGGCCACGCGCGCCCAGTTGACCCAGGAACTTGCGGCCCATGAGCAGGCCACCAGTGAACAATTGGTGGTGGTGACCCTGGCGAGCCTGCAGGGCGCCACCATCGAGGATTATGGCTACCAGCTGGGGCGCCACTGGGGCATTGGCCAGAAGGACAAGAACAACGGCGCGCTGCTGATCGTTGCCCGGGATGAGCGCAAGCTGCGCATCGAAGTGGGCTATGGCCTGGAAGATCGCCTGACCGATGCCCAGGCCTCGGTGATCATCAACCAGGTCATCACCCCGGCGTTCAAGAACGGGCAGTTCAGCAAGGGCATCAGCGACGGGGTTTCGGCGATGCTCCTGGTGCTGGGCGGCACGCCGCTGGATGAGCCTGCCACCGCTTACGGCACGGGTGAGAGCAGCGCTCAGGACGATTTTGTCCAGCGTCACCCGTTGCTGTTCATCTTCCTGGTGCTGCTGTTCATCCTGGTGGTCATGGTGGCGCAGGCGCTCGGTTTGATCTCCACCACCAGCGGGCGCGGTGGCGGCGGAGGCGGTGGCTTCGGCGGTTTTGGTGGCGGGTCCGGCGGTGGCGGCGGCTTCAGTGGCGGAGGCGGCAGCTTTGGCGGTGGTGGCTCCTCCGGCGGCTGGTAA
- a CDS encoding TPM domain-containing protein, with the protein MALLSEFEQRQVAEAIARVEQQTDAELVTVLAARADDYAYIPLLWASLLALVVPGLVHYATGWLNMHLLLLAQWATFIVLCLVFRLPRITTRLIPRSVRHWRASNLARRQFLEQNLHHTVGGTGVLIFVSEAERYVEILVDEGISRRLDNKNWHAIVQAFTQQVKQGQTLQGFLDCIASSGELLKEHVPLTQSRNELPNRLVVLN; encoded by the coding sequence ATGGCATTACTCAGTGAATTCGAACAACGGCAGGTGGCCGAAGCCATCGCCCGGGTGGAACAGCAGACCGACGCCGAACTGGTGACGGTGCTGGCCGCCCGGGCCGACGATTACGCCTACATCCCGCTGCTCTGGGCCAGCCTGCTGGCGCTGGTGGTACCGGGACTGGTGCACTACGCCACCGGCTGGCTGAACATGCACCTGTTGCTGCTGGCGCAGTGGGCGACCTTTATCGTGCTGTGCCTGGTGTTCCGCCTGCCGCGGATTACCACCCGGTTGATTCCGCGTTCGGTGCGCCACTGGCGTGCCTCGAACCTGGCCCGGCGCCAGTTCCTCGAACAGAACCTGCACCACACCGTGGGCGGTACCGGGGTGCTGATCTTCGTCAGCGAAGCCGAGCGCTATGTGGAGATCCTGGTGGACGAAGGCATCTCCAGGCGCCTGGACAACAAGAATTGGCACGCTATTGTCCAGGCCTTTACCCAGCAGGTGAAGCAGGGCCAGACCTTGCAGGGCTTTCTCGACTGCATCGCGTCCAGTGGCGAGCTGCTCAAGGAGCACGTACCGCTGACCCAATCGCGCAACGAGCTGCCCAACCGCCTGGTGGTGCTCAACTGA
- a CDS encoding class I SAM-dependent methyltransferase — MSVTAPSVRPAPDHHAQFLQLLETSLAQNAFIKLVLAKHVGAEADLQRLIIKQLTVKEQPCLSFVYRYKTRDITKNFSLDEGIAAIAELLPASFKNAHLLTLTDEVQLEYSKKGKSSLFKGKPQTQRDVPSAEHNREKNRFLDLDRPFLADLGVTNKQHELIPAMSRKWKQINKFIEVFSHALGSSPIDLAQPVRVADFGSGKGYLTFAIHDYLRNTLKAQGEVTGVELREDMVTLCNAAAQRLEHPGLVFKCGDVRSVAPSELEVMIALHACDIATDYAIHTGIRSGAAIIMCSPCCHKQIRQQIQSPALLKPMLQYGLHLGQQAEMVTDSLRALFLEACGYETKVFEFISLEHTNKNKMILAVKRVEPQDPTQLLARIDELKAFYRISEHCLETLLKADKQL; from the coding sequence ATGTCCGTCACCGCACCTTCCGTCCGGCCCGCGCCGGACCACCATGCCCAGTTCCTGCAATTGCTGGAGACCAGCCTGGCGCAAAACGCCTTCATCAAGCTGGTACTGGCCAAGCACGTGGGCGCCGAGGCGGACCTGCAACGGCTGATCATCAAGCAGCTGACGGTCAAGGAACAGCCGTGCCTGTCCTTCGTCTATCGCTACAAGACCCGCGATATCACCAAGAACTTCTCCCTGGACGAAGGCATTGCCGCCATCGCCGAGCTGCTGCCGGCTTCGTTCAAGAACGCCCATTTGCTGACCCTGACCGATGAGGTCCAGCTGGAATACAGCAAGAAGGGCAAGAGCTCGCTGTTCAAGGGCAAGCCGCAAACCCAGCGCGATGTGCCGTCCGCCGAGCACAACCGCGAGAAGAACCGCTTCCTCGACCTGGACCGGCCGTTCCTCGCCGACCTGGGCGTGACCAACAAGCAGCACGAGCTGATTCCGGCGATGTCGCGCAAGTGGAAGCAGATCAACAAGTTCATCGAGGTGTTCAGCCATGCCCTGGGCAGCTCGCCGATCGACCTTGCGCAGCCGGTGCGGGTGGCGGACTTCGGTTCCGGCAAGGGCTACCTGACCTTCGCCATCCACGACTACCTGCGCAATACCCTCAAGGCCCAGGGCGAAGTCACCGGGGTCGAGCTGCGCGAGGACATGGTGACCCTGTGCAACGCCGCCGCGCAGCGCCTGGAGCATCCGGGCCTGGTGTTCAAGTGCGGTGACGTGCGCAGCGTGGCCCCCAGCGAACTGGAAGTGATGATCGCCCTGCATGCCTGCGACATCGCCACCGACTATGCGATCCACACCGGCATCCGCTCCGGGGCGGCGATCATCATGTGCTCGCCGTGCTGCCACAAGCAGATCCGCCAGCAGATCCAGAGCCCGGCGTTGCTCAAGCCCATGCTGCAATACGGCCTGCACCTGGGGCAGCAGGCGGAGATGGTCACCGACAGCCTGCGGGCGCTGTTCCTCGAAGCCTGTGGTTACGAAACCAAGGTCTTCGAGTTCATCTCCCTGGAGCACACCAACAAGAACAAGATGATCCTCGCGGTCAAGCGCGTCGAACCCCAGGACCCGACCCAGTTGTTGGCGCGGATCGACGAACTCAAGGCTTTCTACCGCATCAGCGAACACTGCCTGGAGACCCTGCTCAAGGCAGACAAGCAGCTGTAA
- a CDS encoding DJ-1/PfpI family protein produces the protein MAAKKILMLVGDYVEDYEVMVPFQALQMVGHTVHAVCPDKSAGQTVRTAIHDFEGDQTYSEKPGHLFALNFDFAKVQSSDYDALLIPGGRAPEYLRLNEKVLQLVKEFDRAGKPIAAVCHGAQLLAAAGILEGRECSAYPACAPEVRLAGGTYIDIPVTQGHVQGNLATAPAWPAHPSWLAGFLGLLGTRITL, from the coding sequence ATGGCCGCGAAAAAGATCCTCATGCTGGTTGGCGACTACGTCGAAGACTACGAAGTGATGGTGCCGTTCCAGGCACTGCAGATGGTCGGGCATACAGTGCATGCCGTCTGCCCGGACAAGAGCGCCGGGCAGACCGTGCGCACGGCGATCCACGACTTCGAGGGCGACCAGACCTACAGCGAGAAGCCTGGGCACCTGTTCGCCCTGAACTTCGATTTCGCCAAGGTGCAGTCCAGCGACTACGACGCGCTGCTGATCCCCGGTGGCCGTGCCCCGGAATACCTGCGACTGAATGAAAAGGTCCTGCAACTGGTCAAGGAGTTCGACCGGGCCGGCAAGCCGATTGCTGCGGTGTGCCATGGCGCGCAACTGCTGGCCGCGGCAGGCATCCTCGAAGGCCGTGAATGCAGCGCCTACCCGGCCTGCGCCCCGGAAGTGCGGCTGGCGGGGGGCACCTATATCGATATCCCCGTGACGCAAGGCCATGTCCAGGGCAACCTGGCGACCGCCCCGGCCTGGCCGGCCCACCCCAGCTGGCTGGCCGGTTTCCTCGGCCTGCTGGGCACCCGGATCACCCTGTAA
- a CDS encoding ribbon-helix-helix domain-containing protein, whose product MCELYVKADPILYESRSRSLRIRGVVTTLRLENQFWDILSEIAEVDGMTTNQLIAKLYEEVMDYRGEVVNFASFLRVSCTRYLSQRRSSAPDLNLVRLNR is encoded by the coding sequence ATGTGCGAGCTGTACGTCAAGGCTGACCCGATCCTCTACGAATCGCGTTCGCGCTCGCTGCGTATTCGTGGCGTGGTCACCACCCTGCGCCTGGAAAACCAGTTCTGGGACATCCTCAGCGAGATCGCCGAGGTGGACGGCATGACCACCAACCAGCTGATCGCCAAGCTCTATGAAGAGGTCATGGACTACCGTGGCGAGGTGGTGAACTTCGCCTCCTTCCTGCGGGTCAGCTGCACCCGCTACCTGAGCCAGCGGCGCAGCAGCGCCCCGGATCTCAACCTGGTTCGCCTCAACCGATGA
- a CDS encoding TonB-dependent receptor, protein MFRALLPVPLVRTRPTLLAACLALSLQAHAGSLHFQLPAQPLAASLSQIAQQAKIQLLFDEQLLRNAKAPALQGDFSPEEAIRQLLRNGQFSLVKVDNTYIVRPAETSQSSGSALQLGATSVIGNGSVVDSSSVGRSTLNQAEIDRHQATNVVSLIDTLPGVTLGGSLKPGGQTINIWGLGDAEDVPMSVDGATKSGFERYQQGSIFIEPELIKRIEVEKGPHSPETGNGGFGGTVHMETKDAPDLLKEGRNTGAMVKYGYSSNSHEQAYTSAVYGRTDDGRFDALAYWTKRDGDDMKLASAQPDPDNAYPINPKRLPNTAQDLEGQLFKLNMQLTDEQRLGFSYMRSESDIWAPFSAKSYPTPPRKNDVDRLGYDDAVKRYLAQRNTVDTTWIAKYQYTPVDNPWIDFEAKYSNSDTDQTDERGPNAFIQPSSGGRKITVGYEDKILALKNTSRFSTGPLEHALTNGIQIRKHTREVDMWMPGKMYGTPNYNNGYYQPGFMPHGKVDNNAFYIQDAISLGDFTLTPSLRYDYVRNRGQKNDAPIYNSPNPVVGHDYSAKTYTGWSPRLSAFWTVNPQLALFADYSQTWRAPVIDEQYEVQAPGSTRSSTSRNLDPERITALRGGSIHSFADVLAQGDRVQVRTTVFQNKIKDEIMKNLGIGCPEQLSTGASIRDVCNQPTIGVYRNIGDLTIKGFEVESFYDSNYLFGSLSYSWITGKHEGAYSNPWGPNVWARDIPPRKWVATLGVKIPQWDAQVGWQGQWVRQTDRVPSDIYPGGVASAMGDSYWNQYKNDRYNVHGLFANWKPQQPYLKGTEVNFTLDNMFNRDYRPPLSGENASSLGRNAKISVTRFF, encoded by the coding sequence ATGTTTCGCGCGCTCTTGCCTGTACCGTTAGTCCGTACCCGTCCGACCCTGCTGGCCGCCTGCCTGGCGTTGAGCCTGCAGGCCCACGCCGGATCACTCCATTTCCAGTTGCCGGCGCAGCCCCTGGCCGCGTCCCTGAGCCAGATCGCTCAGCAAGCGAAAATCCAGCTGCTGTTCGACGAGCAACTGCTGCGCAATGCCAAGGCGCCAGCCCTGCAAGGTGACTTCAGCCCGGAAGAGGCGATCCGCCAGCTGCTGCGCAACGGCCAATTCAGCCTGGTCAAGGTCGACAACACCTATATCGTGCGTCCCGCCGAAACCAGCCAGAGCAGCGGCTCGGCCCTGCAACTGGGAGCCACGAGCGTGATCGGCAACGGCTCGGTGGTGGACTCCTCCAGCGTCGGCCGCTCGACCTTGAATCAGGCAGAAATCGACCGCCACCAAGCCACCAACGTGGTCAGCCTGATCGACACCCTGCCCGGCGTGACCCTGGGCGGCTCGCTCAAGCCCGGAGGCCAGACCATCAATATTTGGGGCCTGGGAGATGCCGAAGACGTACCGATGAGCGTCGACGGTGCCACCAAGAGCGGCTTCGAGCGCTACCAACAGGGGTCGATCTTCATCGAACCAGAGCTGATCAAGCGCATCGAGGTGGAAAAAGGCCCGCACTCGCCCGAGACCGGCAACGGCGGTTTCGGCGGCACCGTGCACATGGAGACCAAGGATGCCCCGGACCTGCTGAAGGAAGGCCGCAACACCGGCGCCATGGTCAAGTACGGCTACAGCAGCAACAGCCACGAGCAGGCCTACACATCGGCGGTCTATGGCCGTACCGACGATGGCCGCTTCGATGCCCTGGCCTATTGGACCAAGCGCGATGGCGACGACATGAAGCTGGCCAGCGCCCAGCCGGACCCGGACAACGCCTACCCGATCAATCCCAAGCGCCTGCCCAATACCGCCCAGGACCTGGAAGGCCAGCTGTTCAAGCTGAACATGCAATTGACCGACGAGCAGCGCCTGGGCTTCAGCTACATGCGCTCAGAGAGCGACATTTGGGCCCCCTTCTCGGCCAAGAGCTACCCAACGCCGCCACGCAAGAACGATGTCGACCGGCTCGGCTATGACGATGCCGTCAAGCGCTACCTGGCCCAGCGCAACACCGTCGACACCACCTGGATCGCCAAGTACCAGTACACCCCGGTGGACAACCCGTGGATCGACTTCGAAGCCAAGTACTCCAACTCCGACACCGACCAGACCGATGAGCGCGGCCCGAACGCCTTCATCCAGCCCTCCTCTGGCGGACGCAAGATCACCGTCGGCTACGAGGACAAGATCCTCGCCTTGAAGAACACCAGTCGTTTCAGTACCGGACCGCTGGAGCACGCCCTGACCAATGGCATCCAAATCCGCAAGCACACCCGCGAGGTGGACATGTGGATGCCGGGCAAGATGTACGGCACTCCCAACTACAACAACGGCTACTACCAACCGGGTTTCATGCCCCATGGCAAGGTCGACAACAACGCCTTCTATATCCAGGACGCCATCTCCCTGGGCGATTTCACCCTGACCCCATCGCTGCGCTACGACTATGTGCGCAACCGCGGGCAGAAAAACGACGCACCGATCTACAACAGCCCCAATCCGGTGGTGGGCCACGACTACAGCGCCAAGACCTACACCGGTTGGTCGCCACGCCTGTCGGCATTCTGGACGGTGAACCCGCAACTGGCGCTGTTCGCCGACTACAGCCAGACCTGGCGTGCCCCGGTGATCGACGAGCAATACGAAGTCCAGGCCCCGGGTAGCACTCGCTCCTCCACCAGCCGCAACTTGGACCCGGAGCGCATCACCGCGCTGCGCGGCGGCAGCATCCACAGCTTCGCCGACGTGCTGGCCCAGGGTGACCGGGTGCAAGTGCGCACCACGGTGTTCCAGAACAAGATCAAGGACGAGATCATGAAGAACCTCGGGATTGGTTGTCCCGAGCAATTGAGCACCGGTGCAAGCATCCGAGATGTGTGCAACCAGCCGACGATCGGGGTCTATCGCAACATCGGCGACCTGACCATCAAGGGCTTCGAGGTCGAGAGCTTCTACGACTCCAACTACCTGTTCGGCTCGCTCTCCTACTCCTGGATCACCGGCAAGCATGAAGGCGCCTACAGCAACCCCTGGGGCCCGAACGTCTGGGCCCGGGACATCCCGCCACGCAAGTGGGTCGCCACCCTGGGGGTGAAGATCCCGCAGTGGGATGCGCAAGTGGGCTGGCAAGGCCAGTGGGTGCGCCAGACCGACCGGGTGCCCAGCGATATCTACCCCGGCGGCGTAGCCAGCGCCATGGGCGACTCGTACTGGAACCAGTACAAGAACGACCGCTACAACGTGCACGGCCTGTTCGCCAACTGGAAACCCCAGCAGCCCTACCTCAAGGGCACCGAGGTCAACTTCACCCTGGACAACATGTTCAACCGTGACTATCGCCCACCGCTGAGCGGCGAAAACGCCTCGAGCCTGGGCCGCAACGCCAAGATCAGCGTGACGCGGTTCTTCTGA
- a CDS encoding FecR family protein, with the protein MTRFPGNHDDPGTAQIDSEAAGWFARNRNSPDRATRKAFEAWMAHPAHARAYAEFEELWVDLAQLQQLSKPIALPQRRSPVWRPALAVAAAVLCTVLAVNLGTSRTPYVQQVAAQEQGARAFKLPDGSTLYVNANTQVQIDFSAQQRDIYLQHGQLYLEVAADKERPLWVHSGAAKVRVVGTAFDVRRGQRQLVVSVAHGQVAFSPDGRPAELALLGARQQAIYDLQKGTLRQQSLDQDDVADWRSGRLAFRNRDLASLVDELNLYRRQPVQLAEGPLGAYKVSGNLDVNDPDALIKALPALIPVKTVAQANGQLKIEAR; encoded by the coding sequence ATGACCCGCTTTCCCGGCAACCATGACGACCCCGGCACCGCACAGATCGATAGCGAGGCCGCCGGTTGGTTCGCCCGTAACCGCAACTCCCCGGACCGCGCTACCCGCAAGGCCTTCGAAGCCTGGATGGCGCACCCGGCCCATGCCCGGGCCTATGCCGAATTCGAAGAGTTGTGGGTCGACCTGGCGCAATTGCAGCAACTGAGCAAGCCGATTGCACTGCCCCAGCGCAGGAGCCCGGTCTGGCGTCCGGCACTGGCGGTGGCCGCTGCCGTGCTGTGCACGGTGCTGGCAGTCAACCTCGGCACGTCCAGGACACCCTACGTCCAGCAGGTCGCGGCCCAGGAACAGGGGGCACGAGCCTTCAAGCTCCCCGATGGCAGCACCTTGTACGTCAACGCCAATACCCAGGTGCAAATCGACTTCAGCGCACAACAGCGCGATATCTACTTGCAACACGGCCAGTTGTACCTGGAGGTCGCCGCCGACAAGGAGCGACCGCTGTGGGTGCACAGTGGCGCGGCCAAGGTACGGGTCGTTGGCACGGCCTTCGATGTGCGCCGTGGCCAACGCCAGCTGGTGGTCAGCGTCGCCCACGGGCAAGTAGCCTTCAGCCCGGACGGGCGCCCCGCCGAACTGGCCTTGCTCGGTGCCCGGCAACAGGCCATCTACGACCTGCAAAAAGGCACCTTGCGCCAGCAGTCCCTGGATCAAGACGACGTGGCGGACTGGCGTAGCGGGCGCCTGGCCTTTCGCAACCGCGACCTGGCCAGCCTGGTGGACGAGTTGAACCTGTACCGGCGCCAGCCAGTGCAACTGGCCGAGGGCCCCCTGGGTGCCTACAAGGTCTCGGGCAATCTGGACGTCAACGATCCGGACGCCCTGATCAAGGCCCTGCCCGCGCTGATCCCGGTCAAAACCGTGGCCCAGGCCAATGGCCAGTTGAAGATCGAAGCCCGCTGA
- a CDS encoding RNA polymerase sigma factor → MSRPKPDSVSADSVRGFYADILHFLRKRTDNANDAADMTQDVFTQWLDYRDRAQVEQPRAFLFQMARNLLRDHWRRQQVRSKVHQDAHPEESFDSEPLADEQHEPLPAAQRLQRLEQLKEVLAQLSPRRREALMLHRFEGLSQAQIAKRMGISVSMVEKHIAFALLHCKQHLQRENGKELPE, encoded by the coding sequence ATGTCTCGCCCCAAGCCCGACTCTGTGTCGGCGGACTCTGTTCGCGGGTTCTATGCGGACATCCTGCATTTCCTGCGTAAACGGACGGACAACGCCAACGACGCGGCGGACATGACCCAGGACGTATTCACCCAATGGCTCGATTACCGTGACCGGGCCCAGGTGGAGCAGCCCCGGGCCTTCCTGTTCCAGATGGCCCGCAACCTGTTGCGCGATCACTGGCGACGCCAGCAGGTGCGCAGCAAGGTGCACCAGGACGCCCATCCCGAAGAAAGCTTCGACAGCGAACCGCTGGCCGACGAACAGCACGAGCCGCTGCCTGCTGCCCAGCGCCTGCAACGCCTGGAACAATTGAAAGAAGTCCTTGCCCAACTCTCGCCGCGCCGCCGCGAAGCCCTTATGCTGCACCGCTTCGAAGGGTTGAGCCAGGCACAGATTGCCAAGCGCATGGGAATTTCCGTCAGCATGGTGGAAAAACACATCGCCTTTGCCCTGCTGCATTGCAAGCAGCATCTACAACGAGAAAACGGCAAGGAGCTGCCTGAATGA
- a CDS encoding rhodanese-related sulfurtransferase — MTDFPTRRPAQIRQALLERQELALVDVREEAPFAEAHPLFATNIALSKLELEVYARIPRRDTAITLYDQGEGLAERAATRLRQLGYSDVALLAGGLDGWHNAGGELFKDVNVPSKAFGELVETERHTPSLAAEELQALLDQQADLVVLDARRFDEYQTMSIPGSTSVPGAELVLRVRELAPDPQTRVVVNCAGRTRSIIGTQSLVNAGIPNPVAALRNGTIGWTLAGQALEHGQQRRLTTHVGAHRAQAQAAARAVADRADVARIDLAQWRRWQAEPQRTSYLFDVRSPEEFAAGHLPGARSTPGGQLVQETDHFASVRGARLVLVDDDGVRANMSASWLAQMGWQVAVLDGLRGSDFSVRGPWQAPLPDSPVVEEISPRTLADWLREPGTLVLDVTASANHVQRHIPGAWWVLPSQLAQALERLPPPERFVLTCGSSLLARFVVPHLQALTQRPVFVLSGGTSAWIEAGLPLEEGQQRLASPRIDRYRRPYEGTDNPREAMQAYLDWEFGLVAQLGRDGTHGFFVI; from the coding sequence ATGACCGATTTCCCGACCCGCCGCCCGGCACAGATCCGCCAGGCCTTGCTCGAACGCCAGGAACTGGCCCTGGTGGACGTGCGTGAAGAAGCGCCCTTCGCCGAGGCCCATCCGCTGTTCGCCACCAACATCGCGCTGTCGAAACTGGAGCTGGAGGTGTATGCGCGCATCCCCAGGCGCGATACCGCCATCACCCTCTACGACCAGGGCGAAGGCCTGGCCGAACGCGCCGCAACCCGCCTGCGGCAACTGGGCTACAGCGATGTCGCCCTGCTCGCAGGCGGCCTCGACGGTTGGCACAACGCCGGGGGCGAGTTGTTCAAGGACGTCAACGTGCCGAGCAAGGCCTTTGGCGAACTGGTGGAGACCGAGCGCCACACGCCATCGCTGGCTGCCGAGGAGTTGCAGGCCCTGCTCGATCAGCAAGCCGACCTGGTGGTGCTCGATGCCCGGCGCTTCGACGAGTACCAGACCATGAGCATCCCTGGCAGTACCAGCGTGCCCGGGGCCGAGCTGGTGCTGCGGGTCCGTGAACTGGCGCCCGATCCGCAAACCCGGGTGGTGGTCAATTGTGCCGGGCGCACCCGCAGCATCATCGGCACCCAATCGCTGGTGAACGCCGGTATTCCCAACCCGGTGGCGGCCCTGCGCAACGGCACCATCGGCTGGACCCTCGCCGGCCAGGCCCTGGAACACGGCCAGCAGCGGCGCCTCACCACACACGTCGGCGCCCACCGCGCACAAGCCCAGGCCGCGGCCCGGGCGGTGGCCGACCGGGCCGACGTGGCGCGCATCGACCTGGCCCAGTGGCGCCGCTGGCAGGCCGAACCCCAGCGCACCAGCTACCTGTTCGATGTGCGCAGCCCGGAAGAATTCGCCGCCGGCCACCTGCCCGGCGCCCGCTCCACCCCAGGCGGCCAGCTGGTGCAGGAGACCGACCATTTCGCCAGCGTGCGCGGCGCGCGCCTGGTGCTGGTGGACGACGATGGCGTGCGGGCCAACATGAGCGCTTCATGGCTGGCGCAGATGGGCTGGCAAGTAGCCGTGCTCGACGGCTTGCGGGGCAGCGACTTCAGCGTGCGCGGGCCGTGGCAGGCACCGTTGCCAGACAGCCCGGTAGTCGAGGAAATCAGCCCGCGGACCCTGGCCGACTGGCTGCGCGAGCCCGGCACCCTGGTGCTGGATGTCACTGCCAGCGCCAATCATGTGCAACGCCATATCCCTGGCGCCTGGTGGGTACTGCCCAGCCAGTTGGCCCAGGCCCTGGAGCGCCTGCCGCCACCCGAGCGCTTCGTCCTGACCTGTGGCAGCAGCCTGCTGGCGCGCTTCGTCGTACCGCACTTGCAGGCCCTGACCCAACGCCCGGTGTTCGTTCTCAGCGGCGGCACAAGCGCCTGGATCGAAGCCGGATTGCCCCTGGAAGAAGGCCAGCAGCGCCTGGCCTCGCCACGCATCGATCGCTACCGGCGCCCTTATGAAGGTACCGATAATCCCCGGGAAGCCATGCAGGCCTACCTGGACTGGGAGTTCGGCCTGGTGGCGCAGCTGGGACGCGATGGCACCCATGGATTCTTCGTGATCTGA
- a CDS encoding cysteine dioxygenase: protein MPHNASTVSIASPNLARLRGFIGDLAELLDSHPDEVRVLDQGAALLQRLVSQDDWLPDAFAQADPQRYQQFLLHTDSRQRFSIVSFVWGPGQCTPIHDHRTWGLIGMLRGAEDSQGFERLADGRLRPAGSPVRLVPGQVEAVSPRIGDIHQVTNAHADRVSISIHVYGANIGAVRRGVHDLDGHEKLFISGYSNTLLPNLWDLSKEPLQ, encoded by the coding sequence ATGCCCCACAACGCCTCGACCGTCTCCATCGCCTCACCCAACCTGGCCCGCCTGCGCGGCTTCATCGGCGACCTGGCCGAACTGCTCGACAGTCATCCCGACGAAGTCCGGGTCCTGGACCAGGGCGCGGCCTTGCTGCAACGCCTGGTAAGCCAGGACGACTGGCTGCCCGACGCCTTCGCCCAGGCCGACCCGCAGCGCTACCAGCAATTCCTGCTGCACACCGACTCGCGCCAGCGCTTCTCCATCGTCAGCTTCGTCTGGGGCCCGGGCCAATGCACGCCGATTCATGACCACCGCACCTGGGGCCTGATCGGCATGCTGCGCGGCGCCGAGGACTCCCAGGGCTTCGAGCGCCTGGCCGACGGCCGCCTGCGACCTGCCGGCTCACCGGTGCGCCTGGTGCCGGGCCAGGTGGAAGCGGTGTCGCCGCGTATTGGCGATATCCACCAGGTGACCAACGCCCATGCCGACCGGGTGTCCATCAGCATCCATGTCTACGGCGCCAACATCGGCGCGGTGCGGCGTGGGGTGCATGACCTGGACGGTCACGAGAAGCTCTTCATCTCCGGCTATTCCAATACCTTGCTGCCCAACCTCTGGGACCTGTCGAAGGAGCCCCTGCAATGA
- a CDS encoding LysR family transcriptional regulator, giving the protein MKIDDLNAFVAVIRCQTISQAADALQLTQPAITRRVQNFEEALGVELLDRNTKPLKPTSMGLRVYGQCLEVLRSIDALNELVASDGAPSGALRIGVPQTIGDVVLLDALSQLKALYPQLQTSVATGWGSHLLGKVENGELDVVAALFPAGKVFPEAVVGRSLGSMNLVVVAARGEARKRSCKLADCYQRGWVLNPDGCGFRAGLQRALSAQGLSLQINLETFGTELQLGLIANGLGYGLVPLPLLENSSHRDKLEIVPVSDFKPVIDLWLIHPRFLGNLQEPVSMFGEMVAARVGQSPS; this is encoded by the coding sequence ATGAAGATAGATGATCTGAACGCGTTCGTGGCGGTGATCCGCTGCCAGACCATCAGCCAGGCGGCCGACGCCCTCCAACTGACCCAGCCGGCCATCACCCGCCGGGTGCAGAACTTCGAGGAGGCGCTCGGGGTCGAGCTGCTGGATCGCAATACCAAGCCGCTCAAGCCCACCAGCATGGGCCTCAGGGTGTATGGCCAGTGCCTGGAGGTGCTACGCAGCATCGATGCGCTGAACGAGCTGGTGGCCAGTGACGGCGCCCCCAGCGGCGCCCTGCGCATCGGCGTGCCACAGACCATTGGCGATGTGGTGCTGCTCGATGCCCTGAGCCAGTTGAAGGCCCTCTACCCGCAGTTGCAAACCTCGGTGGCCACCGGTTGGGGCAGCCACCTGCTGGGCAAGGTCGAGAACGGCGAGCTGGATGTGGTGGCCGCGCTGTTTCCTGCCGGCAAGGTGTTTCCCGAGGCGGTGGTGGGGCGCTCCCTGGGCAGCATGAACCTGGTGGTCGTGGCGGCCCGGGGCGAAGCGCGCAAGCGTTCCTGCAAGCTTGCCGATTGTTACCAGCGCGGCTGGGTGCTCAATCCCGATGGCTGCGGTTTCCGTGCTGGCCTGCAACGGGCCCTGAGTGCACAGGGCCTGTCGCTGCAGATCAACCTGGAGACCTTCGGCACCGAGCTGCAACTGGGGTTGATCGCCAATGGCCTGGGGTATGGCCTGGTGCCGCTGCCGTTGCTGGAAAACAGCAGCCACCGGGACAAGCTGGAGATCGTGCCGGTCAGTGATTTCAAGCCGGTGATCGACCTGTGGCTGATCCATCCGCGCTTCCTCGGCAACCTCCAGGAGCCTGTGAGCATGTTCGGCGAAATGGTGGCCGCCCGTGTCGGCCAGTCACCGTCCTGA